A genomic window from Populus alba chromosome 19, ASM523922v2, whole genome shotgun sequence includes:
- the LOC118044217 gene encoding probable glutathione S-transferase parA: protein MEGRVTLLDFWSSSWAMRVKVALAEKGIEYESREQNLIDKSPLLLEMNPVHKMIPVLIHNGKSICESLNIVQYIDEVWKDKSPLLHSDPYRRSQARFWADYIDKKMYNSAKKLWKEKGEKQEEVKREFIEGLKTLEGELGDKLYFGGESFGFVDVVLVPVTSWFYSLEICGKFSIEAECPKITAWIKRCMEKESVSSSLPDPHKIYDFVLLLKQKMGIE, encoded by the exons ATGGAGGGCAGAGTGACTCTATTGGATTTCTGGTCAAGTTCATGGGCAATGAGAGTGAAGGTTGCCTTGGCAGAGAAGGGGATAGAATACGAGTCCAGGGAACAGAACTTGATAGACAAGAGCCCTCTGCTTCTTGAAATGAACCCGGTTCATAAGATGATTCCAGTTCTTATTCACAATGGGAAGTCCATTTGCGAGTCACTTAATATTGTCCAATATATTGATGAGGTGTGGAAGGACAAGTCTCCATTGCTACACTCGGATCCTTACCGAAGATCCCAGGCCAGATTCTGGGCTGATTACATTGACAAGAAG ATGTATAACAGTGCCAAGAAGTTATGGAAGGAGAAAGGAGAAAAGCAGGAAGAGGTAAAGAGGGAATTTATAGAAGGCTTGAAGACTCTTGAAGGAGAGCTTGGAGATAAGCTTTACTTTGGTGGTGAAAGCTTTGGATTTGTGGATGTAGTGCTTGTTCCTGTTACCAGCTGGTTCTACTCTCTTGAGATTTGTGGGAAATTTAGCATTGAGGCAGAGTGTCCAAAGATCACTGCATGGATCAAGAGGTGCATGGAAAAGGAGAGCGTGTCCAGTTCACTTCCTGATCCTCACAAGATCTATGACTTCGTATTGCTGCTTAAGCAGAAAATGGGTATAGAGTAG